A DNA window from Mesorhizobium sp. C432A contains the following coding sequences:
- a CDS encoding Lrp/AsnC family transcriptional regulator: protein MKTFFMQIKCDLGKSYEVASALADAEIASEIYSTAGNYDLLAKFYVDDEEDVGHFVNEKVQIIPGIKDTFTVVTFRAF, encoded by the coding sequence ATGAAGACGTTTTTCATGCAGATAAAGTGCGATCTGGGCAAGTCCTATGAGGTCGCCAGCGCGCTCGCCGATGCCGAAATCGCCTCGGAAATCTACTCGACCGCCGGCAATTACGACCTGCTTGCCAAATTCTACGTCGACGACGAGGAAGATGTCGGCCACTTCGTCAACGAGAAGGTGCAGATTATTCCCGGAATCAAGGACACCTTCACGGTCGTCACTTTCCGCGCATTCTAA
- a CDS encoding circularly permuted type 2 ATP-grasp protein, with amino-acid sequence MAAFDEMLPEVSGLRQPYTAYDRWLKEQDPARLTEKMQDAERVFRKTGITFAVYGEQEASERLIPFDIVPRIISGNEWRRLTQGIEQRVQALNAFLDDIYHRQEILRAGRVPRELIARNEAFLPEMIGVRPPAGVYTHIIGVDIVRISENEFYVLEDNARTPSGVSYMLENRETMMQLFPELFQQIKVRPVENYPQLLRQSLAAVRPQSTKGAPTIAVLTPGSFNSAYFEHAFLADQMGVQLVEGQDLRVVDGHVAMRTTEGYKQIDVLYRRVDDSFLDPLTFRPDSALGVPGIMDVYRAGNITIANAPGTGIADDKAIYSYMPDIVEFYTGRKAILGNIPTWRCSEPDSLKYVLEHIHELVIKEVHGSGGYGMLVGPAATKKECQDFAKKLQAKPSNYIAQPTLALSTCPILTEKGLSPRHVDLRPYVLVSDRIQIVPGGLTRVALKEGSLVVNSSQGGGTKDTWVLDD; translated from the coding sequence TTGGCAGCGTTCGATGAAATGCTTCCGGAAGTTTCCGGGCTTAGACAACCGTATACGGCTTACGACCGCTGGCTGAAGGAGCAGGACCCGGCCAGGCTTACCGAAAAGATGCAGGACGCCGAGCGCGTCTTCCGCAAGACCGGCATTACCTTCGCCGTCTATGGCGAGCAGGAAGCCTCCGAGCGGCTGATCCCCTTCGACATCGTGCCGCGCATCATCTCCGGCAATGAATGGCGAAGGCTGACGCAAGGCATCGAGCAGCGCGTGCAGGCGCTGAACGCTTTCCTCGACGACATTTACCACCGCCAGGAAATCCTGCGCGCCGGCCGCGTGCCGAGGGAGCTGATCGCCAGGAACGAGGCGTTCCTGCCGGAAATGATCGGAGTGCGGCCACCGGCCGGCGTCTACACCCACATTATCGGCGTCGATATCGTCCGCATCTCGGAGAACGAGTTCTACGTGCTGGAGGACAATGCGCGCACGCCGTCGGGGGTCTCCTACATGCTGGAGAACCGCGAGACGATGATGCAGCTCTTTCCCGAGCTGTTCCAGCAGATCAAGGTGCGGCCGGTGGAGAATTATCCGCAATTGCTGCGCCAGTCGCTGGCGGCAGTGCGGCCGCAAAGCACCAAGGGCGCACCGACCATTGCCGTGCTGACGCCGGGCAGCTTCAACTCCGCCTATTTCGAACATGCCTTCCTCGCCGACCAGATGGGCGTGCAACTGGTCGAAGGCCAGGATCTGCGCGTTGTAGACGGCCACGTCGCCATGCGCACGACCGAAGGCTACAAGCAGATCGACGTGCTTTACCGGCGCGTCGACGATTCCTTCCTCGATCCGCTGACCTTCCGGCCGGACTCGGCCCTTGGCGTGCCCGGCATCATGGACGTCTACCGCGCCGGCAACATCACCATCGCCAACGCGCCGGGAACCGGCATCGCCGACGACAAGGCGATTTATTCCTACATGCCCGACATCGTCGAGTTCTACACCGGCCGCAAAGCCATCCTCGGCAACATCCCGACCTGGCGCTGCTCGGAGCCCGACAGCCTGAAATACGTGCTCGAACACATCCATGAGCTGGTCATCAAGGAAGTGCACGGCTCCGGCGGCTACGGCATGCTGGTCGGCCCGGCTGCGACCAAGAAGGAATGCCAGGATTTCGCCAAGAAGCTGCAGGCGAAGCCCTCCAACTACATCGCCCAGCCGACGCTGGCGCTGTCGACTTGCCCGATCCTGACAGAAAAAGGCCTGTCGCCGCGCCATGTCGATCTCAGGCCCTATGTTCTGGTCTCCGACCGAATCCAGATCGTTCCCGGCGGCTTGACGCGGGTGGCGCTGAAGGAGGGGTCGTTGGTCGTGAATTCCTCGCAAGGCGGCGGCACGAAGGATACGTGGGTGTTGGACGATTAG
- a CDS encoding alpha-E domain-containing protein, whose product MLLGRTANGLYWMNRYIERAENMARLVDAGLRMALTRTQSASEEWNSVLLSAGSDVTFTQKYKDYTAANVADFLLRDTSNPSSTMSAIETARNNARMVRTALTRETWESINEAWMALKRMLAKPIDERDLPSVLDAIKRETALIRGSFYGTMLRNEIFDFSQLGTYVERADNTARILDVKYYVLLPSISWVGSSLDNYQWESILRSVSAHRSYRWVYEADYKPTNIADYLILNVRMPRSLTFCYRFLAEHLKFLGDDYGDRHACHATVDRTQAMLQAGSIKDIFDTGLHEFLARFIQDNTKLGEEIAQDYRFN is encoded by the coding sequence ATGCTTCTCGGCCGCACCGCCAACGGGCTCTACTGGATGAACCGCTATATCGAGCGGGCGGAAAACATGGCGCGTCTGGTCGATGCCGGCCTTCGCATGGCGCTGACCCGCACCCAGAGCGCGTCGGAAGAGTGGAATTCGGTGCTGCTCAGCGCCGGCTCCGACGTCACCTTCACGCAGAAATACAAGGACTATACCGCCGCCAACGTCGCCGACTTCCTGCTGCGCGACACCTCGAACCCGTCGAGCACGATGTCGGCGATCGAGACCGCTCGCAACAATGCCCGCATGGTGCGCACCGCGCTGACGCGCGAGACCTGGGAGAGCATCAACGAAGCCTGGATGGCGCTGAAGCGCATGCTGGCAAAGCCGATCGACGAGCGCGACCTGCCGAGTGTGCTCGACGCCATCAAGCGCGAGACGGCGCTGATCCGGGGCTCGTTCTATGGCACCATGCTGCGCAACGAAATCTTCGACTTCTCGCAGCTCGGCACCTATGTCGAGCGGGCCGACAACACGGCACGCATCCTCGACGTGAAATACTACGTGCTGCTGCCGTCGATCTCCTGGGTCGGCTCGAGCCTCGACAACTACCAATGGGAATCGATCCTGCGCTCGGTGTCGGCGCACCGTTCCTATCGCTGGGTCTATGAGGCCGACTACAAACCAACCAACATTGCCGACTATCTGATCCTCAATGTGCGCATGCCGCGCTCGCTGACCTTCTGTTATCGTTTTCTCGCCGAGCATCTGAAGTTCCTCGGCGACGATTATGGCGACCGTCATGCCTGCCACGCCACCGTCGACAGGACACAGGCGATGCTGCAGGCAGGGTCGATCAAGGACATATTCGACACCGGCCTGCACGAATTCCTGGCCAGGTTCATTCAAGACAACACCAAGCTTGGCGAAGAGATCGCACAAGATTACCGGTTCAATTGA
- a CDS encoding DsbA family protein, whose product MFKQPIDRRLLLKGAASLAVLAPLPAWASTGPTVTEVAFDPAIPALGNPDGDVTIAEFVDYQCPICKLVFVELKKLMEEDSGVRLVMKDWPIFGDVSRDAARVTLLSGEHYGAAVDALMTNQRGLSERRTNDILSSVGVDVAMVRADLAIREPDIDAALVRTEVQATAFKLRGTPALVIGGNLYRRGMPVSELRQAVAKARSA is encoded by the coding sequence ATGTTCAAGCAGCCGATCGACCGGCGCCTTTTGCTGAAGGGCGCGGCAAGCCTCGCAGTTTTGGCCCCCTTGCCCGCCTGGGCAAGCACTGGGCCGACCGTCACGGAAGTCGCCTTTGATCCCGCCATTCCAGCGCTCGGCAACCCCGATGGCGACGTCACCATCGCCGAATTCGTCGACTATCAGTGCCCGATCTGCAAGCTCGTCTTCGTCGAACTGAAGAAGTTGATGGAAGAGGACAGCGGCGTTCGGCTTGTGATGAAGGACTGGCCGATCTTCGGCGACGTGTCGCGCGACGCGGCGCGGGTGACGCTGCTGAGCGGCGAACACTATGGCGCGGCGGTCGATGCGCTGATGACCAACCAGCGCGGCCTTTCGGAACGCCGCACCAACGACATCCTTTCTTCCGTCGGTGTCGATGTGGCGATGGTGCGTGCCGACCTCGCCATCCGTGAACCCGATATCGACGCTGCCCTTGTCCGCACCGAAGTCCAGGCGACGGCGTTCAAGCTGCGCGGCACGCCAGCCCTGGTCATCGGCGGCAACTTGTATCGGCGCGGCATGCCGGTGTCCGAACTGAGACAAGCCGTCGCCAAGGCGCGCTCGGCCTGA
- a CDS encoding DUF4864 domain-containing protein, giving the protein MRRTAFAVVSLLFALFVSAALAGDAEVKAGQAVIDGQLKALIANDGAKAYSFAAPNVKRIFPTVDTFMNMVTNGYPPVRQPQSYSFGKVEQMGPTSLIQQVLIVGPDGKDYEAVYTLEQQPDGSFQITGCSLRAANSLST; this is encoded by the coding sequence ATGCGCCGCACCGCATTCGCAGTTGTTTCATTGCTGTTCGCGTTGTTCGTGTCGGCAGCCCTTGCCGGCGACGCCGAAGTCAAGGCCGGCCAGGCCGTCATCGATGGTCAGTTGAAGGCGCTCATCGCCAATGATGGCGCCAAGGCGTACAGTTTCGCCGCTCCAAATGTGAAGCGCATCTTTCCGACCGTCGACACCTTCATGAACATGGTGACCAACGGCTATCCGCCGGTGCGCCAGCCGCAGAGCTATTCCTTCGGCAAGGTCGAGCAGATGGGGCCAACTTCGCTAATCCAGCAAGTGCTGATCGTTGGGCCCGACGGCAAGGACTATGAGGCGGTCTACACGCTGGAACAGCAGCCCGACGGCAGCTTTCAAATCACCGGCTGCAGCTTGCGCGCAGCGAATTCGCTCAGCACCTAG